In Penaeus vannamei isolate JL-2024 chromosome 4, ASM4276789v1, whole genome shotgun sequence, a single window of DNA contains:
- the LOC113805710 gene encoding oplophorus-luciferin 2-monooxygenase non-catalytic subunit — protein MRTVSLPPGLVRASRKVNMKKFAHLGLLSLLITFCHGRFLTFPKLPCPIPEDILPCTCTGDENGTMDMDCSHVVSEDELEKVFSSFFPYTMFRNFTVVDNTYLKTLRNQALGIASFTGVYIMNSVLEVVEPDALSSSFATARVVNMQNNSISSFPFETLPSFTSLLELGLSDNNLTFPALESETLLMLDLSNNQIQNVAATAFLDVPEISEIYLGGNQISHIPTGTFAGHYNLHIVNLESNSLTYLPEGAIQLTCSRSGTVNLRRNQITDIAVNSIIEVGNLDMSNNNLTVLEEHIFRPLLSQGTILEIQGCPLTCGCDIAWLIRDPLLLELVAEGAACFNGMLLVDLDPGIFDSMGCP, from the exons ATGAGGACCGTCTCTCTACCACCTGGGCTTGTTCGAGCGTCGAGGAAAGTCAACATGAAGAAGTTTGCTCACCTGGGTCTCCTGTCGCTTCTGATCACCTTCTGCCATGGGAGGTTCCTCACCTTTCCTAAACTGCCTTGTCCGATCCCCGAAGATATATTGCCTTGTACATGTACTGGTGATGAGAATGGTACAATGGACATGGATTGTTCTCATGTAGTGAGCGAGGACGAACTGGAGAAGGTGTTCTCGTCGTTCTTTCCCTACACTATGTTCCGGAACTTCACCGTCGTTGATAACACGTACCTCAAGACCCTGAGGAACCAGGCTCTCGGCATCGCCTCCTTCACGGGCGTCTACATCATGAACAGCGTCCTGGAGGTGGTAGAACCCGACGCCCTCTCGAGCAGCTTTGCCACAGCCCGAGTCGTCAACATGCAGAATAACTCgatatcttcctttcccttcgaaACCCTGCCCTCCTTCACCAGCCTCCTGGAGCTCGGCCTCAGCGACAACAACCTGACCTTCCCTGCCCTAGAGTCCGAGACGCTGCTCATGCTCGACCTCTCCAACAACCAGATCCAAAACGTCGCAGCCACGGCCTTCTTGGATGTGCCGGAGATCTCGGAAATTTACCTTGGAGGGAATCAAATATCTCACATTCCTACAG GCACCTTCGCGGGACACTACAACCTACACATCGTGAACCTAGAATCGAACTCGCTGACCTACCTTCCCGAGGGCGCCATACAGCTGACTTGCAGCAGGTCAGGGACGGTCAATTTGCGGAGGAACCAGATCACAGATATTGCTGTTAATAGTATAATAG aagtcgGCAACCTTGACATGAGCAACAATAATTTAACGGTTTTGGAAGAACACATTTTCCGCCCTCTTCTGTCCCAAGGCACCATCCTTGAGATCCAGG gcTGCCCCCTCACGTGCGGCTGCGACATCGCGTGGCTGATCCGCGACCCCCTTCTGCTGGAGCTGGTGGCGGAGGGCGCTGCCTGCTTCAACGGGATGCTGCTCGTCGACCTCGACCCCGGGATATTTGACTCCATGGGATGCCCTTAG